In Kitasatospora gansuensis, a genomic segment contains:
- a CDS encoding carbon-nitrogen hydrolase family protein codes for MRTLAIAAVQTAPVPYDPEASWLRFADQVHTVRALFPHVQLVVVPELFLAAEGPLFGERPENWMEQAAVPVPGPLTDRLCALARETGLWLVPGSVFERTADGTIHNTALAISPEGEIAARYRKVFPWQPYEEATPGTGFTVFEIPDVGRVGLAICYDGSFPETARQLAWLGAEVIIQPTLTTTRDREMELVCARANAWTNQVYVVNVNAADPAGVGQSAIVDPEGIVRQQAGPGQEILVDVLDLDTVTRVRRYGSAGINRPWAQLARYGSTIELPAYGGTFRTPDWIEETGSVRGDC; via the coding sequence ATGCGTACCCTTGCGATCGCCGCCGTGCAGACCGCCCCCGTGCCGTACGACCCGGAAGCCAGCTGGCTGCGCTTCGCCGACCAGGTGCACACCGTCCGCGCGCTCTTCCCGCACGTGCAGCTGGTCGTCGTGCCCGAACTCTTCCTGGCCGCCGAGGGCCCGCTGTTCGGTGAGCGGCCGGAGAACTGGATGGAGCAGGCCGCCGTCCCCGTCCCCGGACCGCTCACCGACCGGCTCTGCGCCCTCGCCCGGGAGACCGGCCTGTGGCTGGTCCCCGGCAGCGTCTTCGAGCGCACCGCCGACGGCACGATCCACAACACCGCGCTGGCGATCTCACCGGAGGGCGAGATCGCCGCCCGCTACCGCAAGGTCTTCCCCTGGCAGCCCTACGAGGAGGCCACGCCGGGCACCGGCTTCACCGTCTTCGAGATCCCGGACGTCGGCCGGGTGGGCCTGGCCATCTGCTACGACGGATCGTTCCCCGAGACCGCGCGCCAACTCGCCTGGCTCGGAGCCGAGGTGATCATCCAGCCGACCCTGACCACCACCCGGGACCGCGAGATGGAACTGGTCTGCGCCCGCGCCAACGCCTGGACCAACCAGGTCTACGTCGTCAACGTCAACGCCGCCGACCCGGCCGGCGTCGGCCAGAGCGCGATCGTCGACCCCGAAGGCATCGTCCGCCAGCAGGCCGGCCCCGGCCAGGAGATCCTGGTCGACGTCCTCGACCTGGACACCGTCACCCGGGTCCGCCGCTACGGCTCGGCGGGCATCAACCGCCCCTGGGCGCAGCTCGCCCGCTACGGCTCGACCATCGAACTCCCCGCCTACGGCGGCACGTTCCGCACCCCCGACTGGATCGAGGAGACCGGGTCCGTACGCGGGGACTGCTAG
- a CDS encoding glycoside hydrolase family 16 protein, with protein MSQPRRTRPHRAWTVLTLPVLLGVLTACSSGPAAGGGEGAATTAAAKGGSATSASPSPTGPPGTLFDSFHYTGPTDPALTAHGWEIRTGEGGPGIKDTWSDTSASFPADTTAQGGRTLQLQASTDGTQKGTKQVEIQTTGTKLLNGTFAARVYLSDKPAAGKNGDHVVQSYFPISPSDDSANYSELDYEYMPNGGWGTPGPQLDTTSWFKADPADRVTKPHKQRFEGWHIMMVTAVDGKATYSMDGKELFTSTGKYVPREKMNVHFSNWFIDLLPSLGGQRSWNMKINWFYYKDAAAVSYADVQKTVDGFYGAGTDFVDTLPKS; from the coding sequence GTGAGTCAGCCCCGCCGCACCCGTCCTCACCGCGCGTGGACCGTGCTCACCCTCCCGGTCCTGTTGGGCGTGCTCACCGCCTGTTCGAGCGGTCCGGCGGCCGGTGGCGGCGAGGGCGCCGCCACCACGGCGGCAGCGAAGGGCGGGTCCGCGACCAGCGCCTCGCCGTCTCCGACCGGCCCGCCGGGGACCCTCTTCGACAGCTTCCACTACACCGGTCCCACCGACCCCGCGCTCACCGCCCACGGCTGGGAGATCCGCACCGGCGAGGGCGGCCCCGGGATCAAGGACACCTGGTCCGACACCAGCGCGAGCTTCCCCGCCGACACCACCGCCCAGGGCGGCCGGACCCTTCAGCTGCAGGCGTCCACCGACGGCACCCAGAAGGGCACCAAGCAGGTCGAGATCCAGACCACCGGCACCAAGCTCCTCAACGGCACCTTCGCCGCCCGGGTCTACCTCAGCGACAAGCCGGCCGCCGGCAAGAACGGCGACCACGTCGTCCAGTCCTACTTCCCGATCTCCCCCTCGGACGATTCGGCGAACTACAGCGAGCTCGACTACGAGTACATGCCGAACGGCGGTTGGGGCACGCCCGGTCCGCAGCTCGACACCACCAGCTGGTTCAAGGCCGACCCGGCGGACCGGGTCACCAAGCCGCACAAGCAGCGCTTCGAGGGCTGGCACATCATGATGGTCACCGCCGTGGACGGGAAGGCCACCTACTCCATGGACGGCAAGGAGCTGTTCACCAGCACCGGCAAGTACGTGCCGCGCGAGAAGATGAACGTCCACTTCAGCAACTGGTTCATCGACCTGCTGCCGTCCCTCGGCGGACAGCGCAGCTGGAACATGAAGATCAACTGGTTCTACTACAAGGACGCCGCGGCCGTCTCCTACGCGGACGTCCAGAAGACGGTGGACGGCTTCTACGGCGCCGGCACCGACTTCGTGGACACCCTGCCGAAGTCCTGA
- a CDS encoding bifunctional polysaccharide deacetylase/glycosyltransferase family 2 protein yields MSRRHPRRRQSPRRPRRLAAPPLRFFMPLSLLACLLALMVLRGLATNEVFHDTQIADSADKTTVPENLLTGGPVIDARGEKNDDPVSYRIPDKTVVLSFDDGPSAEWTPKILEILEARKVRADFFVTGASTARNPDLIRRIVADGHEIGLHSFTHPDLAFQSHARISWEMAQTQLALAGVAGVHSSLFRPPYSSNAAALDDWSYPVIKYLGARGYVTAFIDHDTDDWKRPGVEAIVQEALPTTPGAGELILLHDAGGDRSQTVEALGVLIDKLQADGYRFTTISEALGAGSATTPVHGFRLWAGKGYIWATQLALHTLPVLIGLLAVVGFLNFGRFALMLVLAPIHARRARRQDAWGEPVTEPVTVLVPAYNERECIANTLNSLAASDYPIEVIVIDDGSSDGTADIVEEMDLPFVRLIRKVNGGKSSALNAGIAAASHDIVVMMDGDTVFEPSTVRELVQPFGDPGIGAVSGNAKVGNRDTLIGAWQHIEYVLGHNLDRRMYDMLGIIPTIPGAVGAFRKEALDAVGGMSDDTLAEDTDITMAVLCEGWRIVYAERARAWTEAPASLQQLWSQRYRWSYGSMQAMWKHRRAVFASGPAGRFGRRGLPLVVLFGVIAPLLAPLVDVFLIYGVLFADAGLTLTSFGGFLAIQAVLSWYAFRLDHEKPWHLISLPTQQLVYRQLMYIVLLQSAITALTGGRLRWQKLRRTGEVSVPVEA; encoded by the coding sequence ATGTCCCGCCGCCACCCGCGCCGCCGGCAGTCCCCGCGCAGGCCGCGCCGACTGGCCGCGCCGCCGTTGCGCTTCTTCATGCCGCTGTCGCTGCTGGCGTGCCTGCTCGCGCTCATGGTCCTGCGCGGCCTGGCCACCAACGAGGTGTTCCACGACACCCAGATCGCCGACTCGGCCGACAAGACGACCGTGCCGGAGAACCTGCTCACGGGCGGCCCGGTCATCGACGCGCGCGGCGAAAAGAACGACGATCCGGTGAGCTACCGCATCCCGGACAAGACCGTGGTCCTGAGCTTCGACGACGGCCCCTCGGCGGAGTGGACCCCGAAGATCCTGGAGATCCTCGAGGCCCGCAAGGTCCGCGCGGACTTCTTCGTGACCGGCGCCTCGACCGCCCGCAACCCTGACCTGATCCGGCGGATCGTGGCGGACGGCCACGAGATCGGCCTGCACAGCTTCACCCACCCCGACCTGGCCTTCCAGTCGCACGCCCGGATCAGCTGGGAGATGGCCCAGACCCAGCTGGCGCTGGCCGGCGTCGCGGGGGTGCACAGCTCGCTGTTCCGCCCGCCGTACTCCTCCAACGCGGCCGCCCTGGACGACTGGAGCTACCCGGTGATCAAGTACCTGGGTGCCCGCGGCTACGTCACCGCCTTCATCGACCACGACACCGACGACTGGAAGCGTCCGGGCGTGGAAGCCATCGTCCAGGAGGCGTTGCCGACCACCCCCGGCGCGGGTGAGCTGATCCTGCTGCACGACGCCGGTGGCGACCGTTCCCAGACCGTCGAGGCGCTCGGCGTGCTGATCGACAAGCTGCAGGCCGACGGCTACCGCTTCACCACCATCTCCGAGGCACTCGGCGCCGGCAGCGCCACCACGCCGGTGCACGGCTTCCGGCTGTGGGCGGGCAAGGGCTACATCTGGGCCACCCAGCTGGCCCTGCACACCCTGCCGGTGCTGATCGGGCTGCTGGCCGTGGTCGGCTTCCTGAACTTCGGCCGGTTCGCGCTGATGCTGGTCCTCGCGCCGATCCACGCCCGCCGCGCCAGGCGGCAGGACGCCTGGGGCGAGCCGGTCACCGAGCCGGTCACCGTGCTCGTGCCGGCCTACAACGAGCGCGAGTGCATCGCCAACACTCTCAACTCGCTGGCCGCCAGTGACTATCCGATCGAGGTCATCGTCATCGACGACGGCTCCTCGGACGGCACCGCGGACATCGTCGAGGAGATGGATCTGCCGTTCGTCCGGCTGATCCGCAAGGTCAACGGCGGCAAGTCCAGCGCCCTCAACGCCGGTATCGCGGCCGCCTCGCACGACATCGTCGTGATGATGGACGGCGACACCGTCTTCGAGCCGTCCACCGTGCGTGAACTGGTCCAGCCCTTCGGCGACCCCGGGATCGGCGCGGTCTCGGGCAACGCCAAGGTCGGCAACCGCGACACCCTGATCGGGGCCTGGCAGCACATCGAGTACGTCCTCGGCCACAACCTGGACCGCCGGATGTACGACATGCTCGGCATCATCCCGACCATCCCCGGCGCGGTCGGCGCCTTCCGCAAGGAGGCCCTGGACGCGGTCGGCGGGATGAGCGACGACACCCTCGCCGAGGACACCGACATCACCATGGCGGTGCTCTGCGAAGGCTGGCGGATCGTCTACGCCGAGCGCGCCCGCGCCTGGACGGAGGCCCCCGCCAGCCTCCAGCAGCTCTGGTCCCAGCGGTACCGCTGGAGCTACGGCTCGATGCAGGCGATGTGGAAGCACCGCCGCGCCGTCTTCGCCAGCGGCCCGGCCGGGCGCTTCGGCCGCCGGGGGCTGCCGCTCGTCGTACTGTTCGGCGTGATCGCCCCGCTGCTGGCGCCGCTGGTCGACGTCTTCCTGATCTACGGCGTGCTGTTCGCGGATGCCGGGCTGACCCTCACCAGCTTCGGTGGCTTCCTGGCGATCCAGGCCGTGCTGTCCTGGTACGCC